Proteins encoded by one window of Emticicia oligotrophica DSM 17448:
- a CDS encoding DUF1801 domain-containing protein, with translation MATNKTTENTADVTDFINRISDELKRNDSTQLVEIFEKQTSFQAKMWGASIIGFGSYHYKYPSGHEGNAPIVAFSPRAAAISLYVYLPPDQRESLLTKLGKTKSGKGCIYIKKLSHINLEVLNELIDIAVNYNKEIHG, from the coding sequence ATGGCTACTAATAAAACTACCGAAAATACCGCCGATGTTACCGACTTCATTAATCGAATTAGTGATGAGTTGAAGCGAAATGATAGTACTCAATTAGTAGAAATATTTGAAAAACAGACTAGCTTCCAAGCTAAAATGTGGGGAGCAAGCATTATCGGATTTGGTAGTTATCATTATAAATATCCAAGTGGACACGAAGGTAATGCTCCAATTGTCGCTTTTTCTCCGAGAGCAGCCGCCATTTCCTTGTACGTTTATTTGCCACCTGACCAAAGAGAGTCCTTACTCACCAAATTAGGCAAAACCAAATCTGGCAAAGGTTGTATTTATATAAAAAAACTAAGTCATATAAATCTTGAAGTACTGAATGAATTGATTGATATTGCGGTGAATTATAACAAAGAAATACACGGTTAA
- a CDS encoding DUF4256 domain-containing protein, with product MKKQLPIEQQQVLLKILKTRFEKNISRHQALDWAKIQAKLEANPEKLWSLDEMETTGGEPDVVDYDAQTDEYIFFDCSAESPKGRRSVCYDAKALASRKEYKPANNALDMAEEIGIKILNEQQYRYLQTLGHFDAKTSSWIETPDNIRKLGGALFADYRYGNVFVYHNGAESYYASRGFRGFLRV from the coding sequence ATGAAAAAGCAATTACCAATCGAACAACAGCAGGTTTTATTAAAAATCCTAAAAACTCGATTTGAGAAAAACATTAGCCGACATCAAGCACTTGATTGGGCAAAAATCCAAGCAAAATTAGAGGCTAACCCTGAAAAACTTTGGTCGCTCGATGAAATGGAAACCACAGGTGGTGAGCCTGATGTGGTTGATTACGATGCCCAAACTGATGAATATATTTTCTTCGACTGTTCGGCCGAATCGCCCAAAGGACGGAGAAGTGTGTGCTATGATGCCAAAGCTTTAGCATCACGGAAAGAGTATAAACCTGCCAATAACGCTCTCGATATGGCTGAAGAAATAGGCATTAAAATTTTGAATGAACAACAATATAGATACTTGCAAACACTAGGGCATTTTGATGCTAAAACTTCGAGTTGGATAGAAACCCCCGACAATATTCGTAAGCTAGGTGGAGCATTATTTGCCGATTATCGTTATGGGAATGTATTTGTTTACCACAATGGTGCTGAATCATATTATGCCTCAAGAGGGTTTCGCGGTTTTTTGAGGGTATAA
- a CDS encoding GNAT family N-acetyltransferase, whose translation MIIREIIASSPTIHTAVQHFIDLLVSSPYTISTETLDALIHSENSHLFLAFDEAENILGMLTVGIYYSPTGKKAWIEDVVVDDIARGQGLGEKLVQHAIEFVKSKEVSLLMLTSNPTREAANRLYPRVGFSRKETNVYKMSL comes from the coding sequence ATGATAATCAGAGAAATTATTGCGTCTTCGCCCACGATACACACTGCTGTTCAACATTTTATTGATTTATTAGTTAGTTCACCATATACCATTTCAACTGAAACTTTAGATGCCCTCATTCATTCAGAAAATAGTCATTTATTTTTGGCTTTTGATGAGGCTGAAAATATTTTGGGTATGCTTACAGTAGGTATTTATTATAGCCCTACTGGAAAAAAAGCTTGGATTGAAGATGTGGTAGTGGATGATATCGCTCGTGGGCAAGGTTTGGGAGAAAAGCTAGTTCAGCATGCCATTGAGTTTGTGAAATCAAAAGAAGTTAGTTTACTGATGCTCACATCTAATCCTACTCGTGAAGCAGCTAATAGACTCTACCCACGCGTTGGATTTAGTAGGAAAGAAACTAATGTATATAAAATGTCTCTTTAA
- a CDS encoding GNAT family N-acetyltransferase, producing the protein MDFQLKKYTDNYRQELIKVWESSVRATHHFLSEEDILFYKSLVEGINFNEFDVYCSFTATDELIAFMGVAENKLEMLFLNPNYIGKGLGKQLTLFAINELKVNEVEVNEDNENAIKFYKKIGFKIFDRTPLDGCGKPYPILKMRL; encoded by the coding sequence ATGGATTTTCAATTAAAAAAATACACTGATAATTACCGACAAGAACTCATTAAAGTGTGGGAAAGTTCGGTAAGGGCTACGCACCATTTTTTGAGTGAAGAGGATATTCTTTTTTATAAATCTTTGGTAGAAGGCATCAATTTCAATGAATTTGATGTGTATTGCTCATTTACTGCAACTGATGAACTCATTGCTTTTATGGGAGTTGCCGAAAATAAACTCGAAATGCTTTTTTTAAACCCCAATTATATTGGAAAAGGTTTAGGAAAACAACTCACACTCTTTGCCATTAACGAGCTAAAAGTCAATGAAGTAGAAGTCAATGAAGACAATGAAAATGCCATAAAATTCTACAAAAAAATAGGTTTTAAAATTTTCGACCGAACCCCTCTTGATGGATGTGGGAAGCCCTATCCTATTTTAAAAATGCGACTTTAA